From Glycine max cultivar Williams 82 chromosome 11, Glycine_max_v4.0, whole genome shotgun sequence, the proteins below share one genomic window:
- the LOC100778654 gene encoding protein GET1, translated as MEDEISQERERSLAAPLIFLIVAVFKFAYYCLDHAKKKSGSDSEKEIQLRAEIKQLLKEASSMSQPSTFAQAAKLKRLAVAKERELSKYQNSSHKDDNASYTKVLLILKYLTYGVLLIWFWRVPVASISLQLVQPFGCLLSWKTRGVQNNSIAIGIISWLLVSARVCRFVRRAYSK; from the exons ATGGAAGACGAAATAAGCCAAGAACGTGAAAGGTCGTTAGCAGCTCCTCTCATATTTCTGATTGTTGCTGTTTTTAAATTTGCATACTATTGTCTAGATCACGCTAAGAAGAAG AGTGGATCCGATAGTGAAAAAGAAATTCAGTTGCGTGCAGAAATAAAACAACTTTTGAAGGAGGCAAGTTCAATGTCGCA GCCATCAACCTTTGCACAGGCAGCAAAACTCAAAAGGCTGGCAGTTGCCAAGGAGAGGGAACTTTCAAAGT ACCAAAATTCATCTCACAAAGATGATAATGCTTCATATACAAAAGTGCTTCTCATCTTAAAG TATTTAACATATGGAGTGCTGCTTATCTGGTTTTGGCGTGTTCCTGTGGCTAGCATATCTCTGCAACTTGTGCAACCATTTG GTTGCTTGTTATCTTGGAAGACCAGAGGAGTTCAAAATAACAGTATCGCG ATTGGGATAATATCTTGGTTACTAGTATCTGCTAGGGTTTGCAGATTTGTCCGTCGAGCTTAtagcaaataa
- the LOC100781501 gene encoding rab escort protein 1 has translation MTQPQDPFSYPPIDPVNFDLIIVGTALSESVIAAAASAVGKTILHLDPNSFYGSHFASLSLHDLTSYLSSPHSLPSAAATTTDSDDVVVIDFVQQPLCSDAEIATYDESAFLSENSRKFSIDLGGPKALFCADKTIDLLMKSGAAQYLEFKGIDESFVYEANAGLANVPDSRGSIFRDKKLSLKEKNQLMRFFKLVQQHLDDTQEEKIPEEDLEIAFVSFLEKMKLPPKIKSILLYAIAMLDYDQDNNEVCIELLKTKDGIDSLALYSSSVGRFPNAPGALLYPIYGEGELPQAFCRRAAVKGCIYVLRMSVVSLLMDKVTGSYKGVRLASGQDLYSHQLILDPSFMIPSPLSSSPRDFPSEKLQMLGQRDIKGMVARGICITRSSIKPDVSNCSVVYPPRSLYPEQLTSIKALQIGSNLAVCPAGTFILYFSTMCNDADEGKKLLKAAMNALLTLPVSGNSESIPSVQSDSEDIKPIVLWSAFYIQKLIMCKLEFISSTPTPDGNLNYDDLLDATRKLFNQMYPDEEFFPKSTSPEDPTDEDDNGLTLDS, from the exons ATGACCCAACCCCAAGATCCCTTCTCTTACCCTCCCATTGACCCAGTCAACTTCGATCTCATCATCGTCGGCACCGCCCTATCGGAATCCGTCATCGCCGCTGCCGCCTCCGCCGTCGGCAAAACCATCCTCCACCTCGACCCCAACTCCTTCTACGGCAGCCACTTCGCTTCTCTCTCCCTCCACGACCTCACTTCCTACCTCTCTTCCCCGCACTCCCTCCCCTCCGCCGCCGCCACAACCACTGACTCCGACGACGTCGTTGTCATCGACTTCGTCCAACAACCCCTCTGCTCCGACGCAGAAATCGCGACCTACGATGAATCCGCGTTTCTCAGCGAAAATTCGCGAAAATTCAGCATCGATTTGGGAGGTCCAAAGGCGCTGTTCTGCGCGGACAAGACGATCGATCTGTTGATGAAATCAGGCGCGGCGCAGTATTTGGAGTTCAAAGGAATCGACGAGAGCTTCGTCTACGAAGCTAACGCGGGTTTGGCGAACGTGCCGGATTCTCGAGGATCGATTTTCAGAGACAAGAAGCTTTCACTGAAAGAGAAGAACCAATTGATGAGGTTCTTCAAGCTGGTTCAGCAGCACCTGGATGATACTCAGGAGGAGAAGATTCCCGAGGAGGATTTGGAGATTGCGTTTGTTAGTTTCTTGGAGAAGATGAAGTTGCCGCCTAAGATAAAATC GATTCTTTTGTATGCTATAGCCATGCTAGATTATGACCAAGACAATAACGAGGTTTGTATAGAGTTACTTAAAACAAAAGACGGAATCGATTCTTTAGCTCTATACAGCTCATCTGTCGGAAG GTTTCCCAATGCTCCTGGGGCTTTGCTTTATCCTATTTATGGTGAGGGAGAACTACCACAAGCCTTTTGTCGCCGTGCTGCTGTCAAAGGTTGCATTTAT GTTCTAAGAATGTCGGTTGTTTCTCTGCTTATGGATAAG GTTACGGGGTCTTATAAAGGTGTTAGATTAGCTTCAGGTCAGGATTTATATAGCCACCAACTAATCCTGGACCCATCCTTCATGATTCCATCACCATTGTCTTCGTCTCCAAGAGATTTTCCCAGTGAAAAGCTCCAAATGTTGGGTCAGAGAGATATTAAAGGAATGGTGGCTAGGGGAATATGCATCACAAGGAGCTCAATAAAGCCAGATGTATCAAATTGCTCGGTGGTGTATCCTCCTAGAT CTTTGTATCCTGAACAGTTGACATCAATCAAAGCTCTTCAGATAGGATCAAATCTTGCTGTTTGTCCTGCAGGAAC ctttattttatacttttccaCTATGTGCAATGATGCCGATGAAGGAAAGAAGCTACTAAAAGCAGCCATGAATGCTCTTCTTACACTGCCTGTATCTGGAAACTCTGAAAGTATTCCAAGTGTTCAAAGTGATAGTGAAGATATAAAACCCATTGTGCTCTGGAGTGCATTTTATATTCAGAAATTAATTATG TGTAAACTTGAATTTATCAGCTCCACTCCTACACCTGATGGAAATCTGAACTACGATGACCTTTTAGATGCCACCAGGAAG CTATTTAATCAGATGTACCCCGATGAAGAATTCTTTCCAAAGTCAACATCACCTGAAGATCCAACAGATGAGGATGATAATGGGTTAACTCTGGATAGCTAA